The Drosophila biarmipes strain raj3 chromosome 2L, RU_DBia_V1.1, whole genome shotgun sequence genome has a window encoding:
- the LOC108036842 gene encoding uncharacterized protein LOC108036842, giving the protein MVISLVKMRASWGSVVTIAAWMVLLELRKINSKESCYYVTFTYANWTDDRPRFVVNMTFSNQTGIGSVTTINEEIASPVSRILIIQHSAREKARTIYNASTRLCDLQNVFNSVPLFKPVKDNMLKQSNYTLSCPLGKGTYAMNNMRVSPKNPLLSLLYQPKHTFSVKGGLFEELRGRRLRPLSTYFMTGKVVKKSCGSNE; this is encoded by the exons ATGGTAATCAGTCTTGTCAAAATGCGCGCTTCGTGGGGGTCAGTAGTGACCATCGCGGCTTGGATGGTGCTGCTTGAGCTCAGGAAGATAAATAGCAAGGAG AGTTGTTACTATGTGACGTTCACCTATGCCAATTGGACGGATGACCGACCCCGCTTTGTGGTGAACATGACGTTCTCGAACCAGACGGGCATTGGCTCCGTCACCACCATCAACGAGGAGATAGCCTCCCCGGTTTCGCGCATCCTGATCATCCAGCACTCCGCCCGGGAGAAGGCGCGCACCATATACAACGCTTCGACCAGGCTGTGTGACCTGCAGAACGTCTTCAACTCAGTGCCGCTTTTTAAGCCGGTGAAGGACAACATGCTCAAGCAAAGCAACTACACGCTGAGCTGCCCGCTGGGCAAGGGCACCTACGCCATGAACAACATGCGAGTCAGCCCGAAGAACCCACTTCTGAGCCTGCTCTACCAACCGAAGCACACGTTCTCCGTGAAGGGCGGATTGTTCGAGGAACTGCGGGGTCGCCGGCTTAGGCCGTTGTCCACCTATTTCATGACGGGAAAGGTTGTCAAGAAGTCCTGTGGCTCCAATGagtaa
- the LOC108036835 gene encoding uncharacterized protein LOC108036835 translates to MESDKLPEIHGLSEVVEPHFAGARLVNYRTSRLTQPGDNYGSVLLAVLAQLQRSDGELFEEQLVAKIPPTDPKYWQFFQPERTCLTENAVYKVLAPTLAVLQEEAGIPAEQQFKGFSRYYGSRVSLDPNSSKVDQNAVLVLENLRSSGYVSGQRLRAYDLPHTLLALRYMAEFHALPLALRLLKPKLFQEEVQPFFEKFDWHAAAPEWKTVMKAETLEDIRRATNNDSQLVSRVKELSDKFFEFLAAAPDRPNGPFTSIIHCDFWINNLLFLYEPAGTPIALKIIDFQTAQYDSVVHDIISFLLSSVDTAILETHFEHMLEVYYEAFVCCLRRVGADSEDHTFKKFREEVKRVAYIQVPHAIFMTRFILADSQSVSEAEEVRQLSDVLKNPGSERISRKLSQILSLAQKFDILY, encoded by the exons ATGGAGTCGGATAAGTTGCCTGAAATTCACGGTCTTTCTGAGGTGGTTGAACCGCACTTTGCAGGGGCCCGTCTCGTTAATTATCGGACAAGCAGGCTGACGCAACCGGGTGACAACTACGGAAGCGTTCTCTTGGCGGTTCTTGCCCAGCTGCAGCGATCGGACGGGGAGCTTTTCGAGGAGCAGCTGGTGGCCAAAATTCCACCCACGGACCCCAAGTACTGGCAGTTCTTTCAGCCCGAGCGGACCTGCCTCACTGAGAATGCCGTGTACAAAGTTTTGGCCCCTACTCTGGCCGTTCTTCAAGAAGAAGCTGGCATCCCCGCTGAGCAGCAATTCAAGGGATTCTCCCGCTACTACGGTTCACGCGTATCCCTCGACCCCAACTCATCCAAGGTGGATCAGAACGCCGTGTTGGTGCTGGAAAACTTGAGGAGCAGCGGCTACGTTTCCGGCCAGAGGCTGAGAGCGTACGACCTCCCCCACACGCTGCTCGCCCTCAGATATATGGCGGAGTTCCATGCCCTTCCCCTGGCCCTGCGACTACTCAAGCCCAAGTTGTTCCAGGAAGAGGTGCAACCCTTCTTCGAGAAGTTCGACTGGCATGCAGCAGCGCCCGAGTGGAAGACCGTGATGAAAGCAGAGACTCTGGAGGACATTCGACGAGCCACCAACAACGACTCCCAGCTGGTGTCCCGCGTAAAGGAGTTATCCGACAAGTTTTTTGAGTTCCTGGCCGCCGCCCCGGATAGACCCAATGGGCCATTCACCAGCATTATTCACTGCGACTTCTGGATAAATAATCTTCTGTTTCTCTACG AGCCCGCAGGAACACCCATTGCGCTGAAAATTATCGACTTCCAAACGGCACAGTACGATTCCGTGGTGCATGACATAATCTCGTTTCTGTTATCAAGCGTTGATACGGCTATCTTGGAGACACATTTCGAACACATGTTGGAAGTCTACTACGAGGCTTTTGTGTGTTGTCTGCGCCGTGTGGGAGCTGATTCGGAGGATCACACCTTCAAGAA GTTCCGGGAGGAGGTGAAGCGCGTCGCGTACATACAGGTTCCCCACGCCATTTTCATGACGCGCTTCATTTTGGCCgacagtcagtcagtcagcgaAGCAGAGGAAGTCCGCCAGCTCTCGGATGTGCTGAAGAACCCCGGATCGGAGCGCATAAGCCGCAAACTAAGCCAAATTTTGAGCTTGGCCCAAAAGTTTGACATATTGTACTGA
- the LOC108036834 gene encoding uncharacterized protein LOC108036834 produces MGEVPKITDLPQVIEPHLPELCTLESYDSRYLTKPGDNYGSVMLAVQARIRSPDGAVRELPLIAKLPPLNNDLYWQIFQPERTCITENAVYQYLSPELDKLQLQSGILPTQLFDGFPRYYGSRISLDPRASKVDRNAVLVQENVTVRGFRPGNRHRPYNLAETVLILSSLAQYHALPIALRLKKPQVYEEYVRPYFKKFDMNCNVDPAERELMNNEILKDIMLVTSDERDVDRVKELQGIFDAFQASKDVEDGPFTTLVHGDLWINNMMLKYDEEGTPIKVKIVDFQIAQYGSLVHDVIFLLFSSVDVNVLEENYNNFLTMYYNAFIQTLRSVNVDCSNYSLELFLEEVQRTAHMQLPHAIFMMKVILADNSTIPENFEDVNLSVMSKNTGIKTIVTKFEAILRLAKKFNIFY; encoded by the exons ATGGGAGAGGTTCCGAAAATCACGGACTTGCCGCAAGTGATCGAGCCCCATTTGCCGGAGCTCTGTACCCTGGAATCGTACGACAGCCGCTACCTAACCAAGCCCGGCGACAACTATGGCAGCGTTATGTTGGCCGTGCAGGCCAGGATCCGAAGTCCGGACGGCGCTGTTCGAGAACTGCCGCTAATAGCCAAGCTGCCGCCCCTCAACAACGATCTTTACTGGCAGATTTTCCAGCCAGAACGGACCTGCATCACGGAGAACGCGGTGTACCAGTACCTGTCGCCTGAACTGGAcaagttgcagttgcagtccGGCATCCTGCCTACCCAGCTCTTCGACGGCTTCCCGCGGTACTACGGCTCTCGCATTTCGCTCGATCCTCGCGCCTCGAAGGTGGATCGGAATGCCGTTTTGGTCCAGGAGAACGTCACTGTGCGCGGCTTCCGGCCAGGAAACAGACACAGGCCGTACAATCTGGCGGAGACGGTGCTCATTCTGAGCTCGTTGGCGCAGTACCACGCCCTGCCCATCGCTCTGCGCCTGAAGAAGCCGCAGGTGTACGAGGAATACGTGCGACCGTACTTCAAGAAGTTCGATATGAACTGCAACGTTGATCCGGCCGAAAGGGAATTGATGAACAATGAGATTCTGAAGGACATCATGTTAGTGACCAGCGACGAGCGGGACGTCGACCGTGTCAAGGAGCTGCAGGGCATTTTCGACGCCTTTCAGGCGAGCAAAGATGTGGAGGATGGTCCCTTCACTACCCTTGTGCACGGAGATCTATGGATAAACAATATGATGTTGAAATACG ACGAAGAGGGAACTCCAATCAAGGTGAAAATTGTTGACTTTCAAATCGCGCAGTACGGATCGCTGGTGCACGATGTCATATTTTTGCTGTTCTCAAGTGTGGACGTAAACGTTCTGGAGGAGAACTACAACAATTTCCTGACCATGTACTACAACGCCTTCATCCAGACTCTGCGGAGCGTTAATGTGGATTGCAGCAACTACTCACTCGAGCT ATTCCTCGAGGAGGTCCAACGAACCGCACACATGCAGCTGCCGCATGCCATCTTTATGATGAAGGTAATCCTGGCTGACAACAGCACAATTCCTGAAAACTTTGAGGATGTGAACCTTTCGGTGATGTCGAAGAATACTGGAATAAAAACGATTGTGACGAAATTCGAGGCTATCTTGCGACTGGCAAAgaagtttaatattttttactaa
- the LOC108036857 gene encoding RNA-binding protein 7, producing MDLQVLMQQMYSGAAGMPMMMPPPHLNGYGYGQQQQPFCPFPLNGNGDQVVEEVEDEDEEEDEEQRTLFCGNLDERVTEEILYEVFLQAGPIEGVRIPTDNTGRQRNFGFVTYQRLCAVPFALELYQGLELFQKKVTIKHQGADRGKQPPAFNQSRLRNPFMLEPPPQASPPRHGRHSLHGAKPYDRNPYGSNADQRRRSDSSVMERNRPRMQPQQHHQHMQGGNRRSEQRHNNKRRLL from the coding sequence ATGGACCTGCAAGTGTTAATGCAGCAAATGTACAGTGGTGCGGCGGGCATGCCGATGATGATGCCGCCCCCGCACCTAAATGGATACGGATacgggcagcagcagcagcccttTTGCCCGTTTCCCCTCAACGGGAACGGCGACCAGGTTGTCGAGGAAGTGGAGGACGAAGACGAGGAAGAGGACGAGGAGCAGCGCACTCTGTTTTGCGGGAACCTCGACGAGCGCGTGACCGAGGAGATCCTGTACGAGGTGTTCCTCCAAGCCGGTCCCATCGAGGGAGTGCGAATACCCACGGACAACACGGGAAGACAACGGAACTTCGGCTTCGTCACCTACCAGCGCCTCTGTGCGGTGCCCTTTGCCCTGGAGCTGTATCAGGGCCTGGAGTTGTTCCAGAAGAAGGTTACAATCAAGCACCAGGGCGCCGACAGGGGCAAGCAGCCGCCTGCATTCAACCAGAGTCGCCTGCGCAACCCGTTCATGCTGGAGCCACCTCCACAGGCGTCGCCTCCGCGCCACGGCCGCCACAGTTTGCATGGCGCCAAGCCCTACGATCGCAATCCCTACGGAAGCAACGCAGACCAGCGGCGCCGCAGCGACAGTTCCGTGATGGAACGCAACCGGCCGAGGatgcagccgcagcagcaccaccagcacatGCAGGGCGGCAACAGAAGGTCGGAGCAGCGACACAACAACAAGCGCCGACTGCTTTAA
- the LOC108036858 gene encoding uncharacterized protein LOC108036858, giving the protein MFFRRVLERKDSASNAPLPLTTTDSPQVQYNSEDSGSVNYVSGVVDSEVKDSNNNQSVAGVGGALPAAMKIQRREAPIGAVQLTPLWEHVLRTRRLPETVLPSAMFAEFHERLQDLEWQVRQHALRVLVDVLVVMQDEADAHMEREQLIGLLVENLGHQAPTVRKGALDCLRVYLAETAIPETVMLRILDAGLTKQGPAEVEYMGRLSCGVLLSLPALLQSTMHTPQRHRIAVSTLERVTQHMDQLAQQEITLKVLTKIRELLGVQEFEAILSDVGRGDALSTYYQLCQVYGVSGKPKRGGEVKAGAWRALPREQGWRNSLDTPLHMQSNCPDRGKVIMETEIKINDDTVTMRILEADTETEESDSPARNGSKDEESTDLVCHPLLSSANSHHELVGAGIVQVISDSELDEPHPLKPVSVSEPSTPSRGLKRVTFGGEIVKMRTPDSDAASSTNNSRAPGQVNQSVTILALGETPTPPLEKSQPPRPSADNRTTALVVEIPSDNTKPLPQVRPFSSQSPRHQSHAPSEPSSSSPRKRQEADGRLSPSPRSPGFRSRSTSPTGSNNISPKVPHKQIEVLHNLQRDPSPRSQRRLEDLGGDGDGERETHPIAVNPTDSPTQPWRTRTASIVSAESPATPKSWEDLDIVNFKTLMDLRSGDWRNRLMGIAQLELALGSSSNLAALLPYLDSLLRTLLSSERHFEVSELKRELLVNLISRLPLDNLEERTPQILTGLCRQGNAGANRVCKALMQRLPAGTIVAKLTSPEFLHAKSSKFRDHALQVSIFALMTFPGTCFDISLLTAQTVYSLLNRKRRVRQAALEVLAVLADISSITEVLAIVSETTDGVELGPQVVEAASERLSRQQLPIITPDSGVLYVFNQTDQPGSRRSGADVDWIYQGEGSASPNTIKKRRMRAATSQRDILGSTEAKNKNDRLQSFSQANEGLHRHSFHSPPETLDMTSPTNDFSQRVSFGARTNNGSHSFMDRRLVAKACSDTSMDGRSTDSTTTTCSSGSVTSSFIQLTSRTGGQLAGGNSRFPAMNQHTDFVNNFMRSMQRSTKSYSVEGPAYPKVSYSIPKSQQLPRRKLQHQQSFTKLRCNAAPCAGFENSKLNDSQGRHQSAISADHLDTECADAAKSVEAPRADQPLDTAVKDMTDGSPLSVRSTSYSQKSTASAKSSGSQSELGKRSSSSTGDGNESKMEIPNPVEAFGELVVDDIEDETEPPPHEESLKLNGSVNSLHSKTESIKTQLEDTTPQLSRAQSVKSLPIEEDIEGSNSFVVVEEVQHELESSPPETTPVKNLQDQLVAPEAVAKLENHTFGPKLVPMHDERVIHSRSISLDSIYGARPGSKQGSLDTSTSTTDNTSQSGSHLGNMSVPGKLQHTPLKQKSKTSYFLRGQRRVSPVKQAIKMSQAELFPQNMARFDKPREALLKTFDQLDSSNWEMNMTGLKNLVRLIRYHTDTLENQMHMTCIQLTRSVRNLRSQVARASCQAAAELFSLKSTSLQLECDDLVCALLHRTADTNRFLRADATRALESMVDHLQPQKVLNILAAKGAQHQNALVRTTSAKLLFRLVERLGSDRIYAMGRESRDKFFVVGANLLLEGSLETRSYAKSLFRALSEHHNYQRLLLEVIPPRTYRNVEKTLRSITR; this is encoded by the exons ATGTTCTTTCGGCGCGTTTTGGAACGAAAGGATAGCGCCAGTAATGCGCCGCTCCCTTTGACGACCACGGATAGTCCGCAAGTGCAATACAACAGCGAGGACAGCGGGAGTGTCAATTATGTGAGTGGTGTCGTCGACAGCGAAGTCAAGGACAGCAATAACAACCAGTCGGTGGCCGGTGTGGGTGGTGCACTGCCCGCTGCAATGAAAATTCAGCGTCGGGAGGCCCCAATCGGAGCAGTGCAGCTGACGCCGTTGTGGGAGCACGTTCTCCGCACTCGCCGCCTCCCGGAAACCGTTCTCCCCAGCGCCATGTTCGCCGAGTTCCATGAGCGCCTGCAGGATCTGGAATGGCAGGTTAGGCAGCACGCCCTGCGAGTCCTTGTCGATGTCCTTGTGGTGATGCAGGACGAAGCTGATGCCCACATGGAGCGGGAGCAGCTCATTGGGTTGCTGGTGGAGAACCTAGGCCATCAGGCGCCAACTGTTCGTAAAGGGGCTCTCGATTGCCTTCGGGTCTATCTAGCCGAAACAGCCATTCCGGAGACGGTCATGTTGCGAATTCTTGATGCCGGCCTGACGAAGCAAGGTCCTGCGGAGGTGGAGTACATGGGTCGTCTCAGCTGCGGGGTTTTACTATCCCTACCAGCCCTGTTACAATCTACTATGCACACTCCCCAGAGACACCGCATCGCAGTGAGCACTCTGGAGCGAGTGACTCAGCACATGGATCAACTGGCCCAGCAGGAAATCACTTTGAAGGTCTTAACCAAGATCAGAGAGCTCTTGGGAGTGCAAGAGTTCGAAGCCATTCTAAGTGATGTTGGTCGCGGCGACGCTCTGTCCACGTACTATCAACTTTGTCAGGTTTACGGTGTATCCGGAAAGCCCAAAAGAGGCGGTGAGGTAAAAGCGGGAGCATGGCGTGCATTACCTCGCGAACAAGGTTGGAGAAACAGCCTGGACACCCCTCTACACATGCAGTCGAACTGTCCGGACAGGGGAAAGGTGATCATGGAAACAGAGATCAAGATCAACGATGACACAGTGACCATGCGCATTCTTGAGGCGGACACTGAGACCGAAGAATCCGACAGCCCAGCCAGGAACGGCTCAAAGGACGAGGAGTCGACGGATTTGGTTTGTCATCCCCTCTTGTCCAGCGCCAACAGCCACCACGAGCTCGTTGGAGCGGGTATTGTGCAGGTTATAAGCGATTCAGAATTAGACGAGCCGCACCCTTTAAAGCCCGTCAGTGTTTCCGAGCCGAGTACTCCCTCTCGGGGGCTAAAGCGAGTCACCTTCGGGGGGGAGATCGTTAAGATGCGAACTCCCGACAGCGACGCAGCTTCCTCGACGAACAATTCCCGAGCTCCTGGTCAGGTCAATCAGAGTGTCACTATTCTGGCATTGGGCGAAACTCCGACACCTCCATTGGAGAAGTCGCAACCTCCAAGACCCTCTGCCGACAATAGGACCACTGCCCTGGTGGTGGAGATTCCTTCGGACAATACCAAGCCCTTGCCCCAAGTACGACCCTTCAGCTCGCAGTCGCCACGGCACCAGAGCCACGCGCCCAGCGAACCATCCTCGAGCAGTCCCCGCAAACGGCAGGAGGCGGACGGAAGGCTGTCGCCTTCACCCCGATCTCCAGGATTCCGCAGCCGGAGCACCAGTCCGACTGGGAGCAACAACATCAGCCCCAAAGTGCCGCATAAGCAAATCGAGGTTCTGCACAATCTTCAGCGCGATCCGTCGCCCCGATCTCAGCGTCGTTTGGAGGACTTGGGTGGCGATGGGGATGGGGAAAGGGAAACCCACCCCATCGCAGTAAATCCCACTGACTCACCGACACAGCCGTGGAGAACTAGAACCGCCTCCATAGTATCTGCAGAGTCACCGGCCACCCCAAAGTCCTGGGAGGACCTGGACATTGTCAACTTTAAGACGCTGATGGACCTGCGATCTGGG GATTGGCGCAATCGTCTGATGGGCATCGCCCAACTGGAGCTCGCCCTGGGCTCGTCGAGCAACTTGGCTGCATTACTGCCGTATCTGGACAGTCTGCTCCGAACCCTCCTCTCATCCGAACGTCACTTCGAAGTGTCCGAGTTGAAGCGGGAGCTGCTAGTTAACTTGATTTCAAGACTGCCCCTGGACAACTTAGAGGAGCGCACACCACAGATCCTGACGGGACTGTGTCGCCAGGGCAATGCTGGAGCGAACCGGGTCTGCAAGGCCCTGATGCAGCGCCTCCCCGCTGGCACCATTGTGGCAAAGTTGACATCGCCAGAATTTCTGCACGCAAAGAGTTCAAAG TTCCGGGACCACGCGCTTCAAGTGTCCATCTTCGCTCTGATGACCTTTCCGGGCACTTGCTTCGACATCAGCCTCCTGACGGCTCAGACCGTATACTCCTTGCTCAATCGCAAACGACGCGTGCGACAGGCGGCCCTGGAGGTGCTGGCAGTGCTGGCCGATATCTCATCCATAACTGAGGTCCTAGCCATCGTCTCGGAGACGACAGACGGCGTGGAGCTCGGACCCCAAGTGGTGGAGGCGGCAAGTGAGCGCCTATCGCGCCAGCAGCTGCCCATTATCACGCCCGACAGTGGAGTGCTCTATGTTTTTAACCAGACTGATCAGCCTGGATCCAGGCGGTCTGGAGCAGATGTGGACTGGATCTATCAGGGCGAGGGCTCTGCGTCGCCAAACACTATTAAAAAGCGACGCATGCGGGCTGCAACCAGTCAGCGCGACATACTCGGGAGCACGGAGGCAAAAAACAAGAATGATCGGTTGCAAAG TTTCAGCCAGGCCAACGAGGGCCTTCACCGCCATTCCTTCCACTCTCCCCCAGAAACATTGGACATGACTAGCCCCACAAAT GACTTTTCGCAAAGAGTAAGTTTTGGCGCTAGGACTAACAATG GAAGTCATTCCTTTATGGACCGTCGTTTGGTGGCCAAGGCGTGCTCTGATACTTCCATGGATGGACGAAGTACTGACAGCACGACCACCACCTGCAGCAGTGGAAGCGTCACAAGCAGCTTCATACAGCTCACCTCCCGCACCGGAGGTCAACTTGCCGGTGGCAACTCAAG ATTTCCCGCCATGAACCAGCATACAGACTTCGTGAACAATTTCATGCGGAGCATGCAGCGCAGCACCAAATCCTACTCCGTGGAGGGACCGGCATACCCCAAGGTCAGTTACTCGATCCCGAAGTCCCAGCAGCTGCCTCGCAGGAAACTCCAGCACCAGCAATCTTTCACAAAGCTGCGATGCAATGCAGCTCCGTGTGCAG GCTTTGAAAATAGTAAATTGAACGATTCCCAGGGGAGACATCAGAGCGCCATTTCCGCTGACCACCTGGACACCGAGTGCGCCGACGCCGCAAAATCAGT GGAGGCACCGAGGGCAGACCAGCCGTTGGACACGGCGGTCAAAGACATGACAGACGGTTCTCCCCTCTCCGTAAGGTCCACCAGCTATTCGCAAAAGTCGACAGCCTCAGCGAAGTCGAGTGGCAGCCAAAGCGAGCTGGGCAAGCGATCTTCCTCATCCACTGGGGACGGCAACGAGTCCAAGATGGAAATCCCTAATCCTGTCGAGGCCTTCGGGGAGTTAGTGGTAGACGACATTGAGGACGAAACGGAACCCCCTCCCCACGAGGAGTCTCTTAAGCTGAACGGGAGCGTGAACAGCCTTCACAGCAAGACGGAGAGCATCAAAACTCAGCTGGAGGACACTACACCGCAACTCTCGCGGGCTCAGTCTGTGAAATCACTGCCCATTGAGGAGGACATTGAAGGCAGCAACAGTTTTGTGGTAGTCGAGGAAGTACAGCACGAACTGGAGTCCTCGCCCCCGGAGACAACGCCGGTAAAGAATTTGCAGGACCAGCTGGTAGCACCAGAAGCTGTTGCGAAGCTTGAAAATCATACATTTGGCCCAAAGTTGGTTCCAATGCACGACGAAAGAGTGATTCATTCACGGAGCATTTCCTTGGACTCGATTTATGGGGCACGGCCCGGCTCGAAGCAGGGATCTCTGGACACCAGCACAAGCACCACGGACAACACCTCGCAGTCTGGTTCTCATTTGGGAAACATGAGTGTCCCCGGGAAGCTACAACACACCCCACTCAAGCAGAAATCGAAGACATCGTACTTTCTGCGGGGTCAGCGACGAGTCTCGCCAGTGAAGCAGGCTATTAAGATGTCCCAGGCGGAGCTCTTCCCGCAGAATATGGCGCGCTTTGATAAGCCTCGCGAGGCTCTGCTCAAGACGTTTGATCAACTGGACTCCAGCAACTGGGAGATGAACATGACCGGCTTGAAAAACTTGGTGCGTCTGATCCGCTACCATACCGACACTCTGGAAAATCAGATGCACATGACTTGCATCCAGCTCACCCGCTCAGTCCGAAATCTGCGCTCCCAAGTGGCTCGAGCTTCCTGCCAAGCAGCTGCGGAGTTGTTCTCCCTGAAGTCCACCAGTCTGCAGCTTGAGTGCGACGATTTGGTTTGTGCACTTCTGCACCGCACCGCCGACACGAACCGCTTTCTCCGCGCCGACGCCACTCGTGCCCTGGAGTCGATGGTGGATCACTTACAGCCGCAAAAGGTTCTAAACATATTGGCGGCGAAGGGAGCGCAACACCAAAACGCACTGGTGCGCACCACATCAGCAAAGCTGCTTTTCAGACTTGTAGAGCGACTGGGCAGTGATCGTATCTACGCCATGGGTCGCGAGAGCCGCGACAAGTTCTTCGTGGTGGGGGCCAATCTGCTGCTAGAGGGCAGTTTAGAGACCCGCAGCTACGCCAAGTCCTTGTTCCGGGCCCTTTCCGAGCACCACAATTACCAGCGACTGCTGCTGGAGGTGATTCCACCGCGAACCTACAGGAATGTGGAGAAGACGCTGAGGAGCATCACGCGTTGA
- the LOC108036852 gene encoding putative tRNA pseudouridine synthase Pus10: protein MQNQDLVDYLRSCGVCEVCQLRYLKARGTEYRDIKETLQKLEVKVNENVENEEGNGDQPAKKARLGVCTTCLGLFSKDFQMELLGGILASDFAKYDCQKIVLAICLPMSLQLRQLAMWFALQRKFGASIDSSNPPDVPIKEAVKLILHPIICEKLAKEYDANGLMINIDLTHKLEDEEVEKLVKLNKEAFPAKAAYQKRIEISRGLLEKQYQPSKVRAETFEKYFQIPCKTVEEPLKLTSIDLQGPLVCVAGRYRKLSRELSHTPWILNGQRLMEDSIEEIIIRHVGPHFTEKLDKITFMSSGREDVDVRCLGKGRPFVLEIPNAIRSCLRKDQALKMEQAVDESGKVSVLHLQVVAREELTHIKTGEEQKKKFYRALCALKEPVTKEILVKLQISVSFDIQQKTPIRVLHRRPLHTRPRTIYSVKARVQRGNPKALVIDIVTQAGTYIKELVHGEFGRTAPSLSSIIGKHIDIQALDVVGIDLDWPPEVDNAIST from the coding sequence CTGGAGGTTAAGGTAAATGAAAATGTGGAAAACGAAGAAGGAAACGGGGATCAACCGGCTAAGAAAGCCCGCCTAGgcgtttgtaccacttgtttGGGTCTGTTCTCGAAGGACTTTCAGATGGAGCTTCTCGGAGGCATATTGGCCTCGGATTTTGCCAAATACGACTGCCAGAAAATAGTTTTGGCCATATGTTTGCCCATGTCGCTGCAGTTAAGGCAGTTGGCCATGTGGTTTGCCCTGCAGAGGAAATTTGGAGCATCCATAGACAGTAGTAACCCTCCGGATGTGCCCATAAAAGAGGCTGTTAAGCTGATCCTACACCCCATAATATGCGAAAAGTTGGCAAAGGAGTACGATGCCAATGGGCTAATGATCAACATAGATCTTACGCACAAGCTggaggacgaggaggtggAAAAGCTGGTGAAACTAAACAAGGAGGCCTTTCCCGCCAAGGCTGCTTATCAGAAACGGATTGAAATTTCCAGAGGATTACTGGAAAAACAGTATCAGCCGTCCAAAGTGAGGGCGGAGACCTTCGAGAAATACTTCCAGATACCCTGCAAGACTGTAGAGGAACCCCTTAAGCTTACCTCCATAGATCTGCAGGGGCCCCTGGTTTGTGTGGCTGGCCGATATCGCAAGTTAAGCCGCGAACTCTCGCATACTCCCTGGATATTAAATGGGCAAAGGCTGATGGAGGACAGTATTGAGGAAATCATCATCAGGCATGTGGGTCCCCACTTCACAGAGAAGCTGGATAAAATCACCTTCATGTCGAGTGGTAGAGAAGACGTTGACGTCCGTTGTTTGGGGAAGGGCAGACCTTTTGTCTTGGAAATACCGAATGCCATACGGAGTTGCTTGCGCAAAGATCAGGCCCTCAAGATGGAACAGGCTGTGGACGAATCTGGAAAAGTGTCGGTACTTCACTTACAGGTCGTGGCCAGAGAAGAACTAACACACATAAAGACTGGGGAGGAACAGAAAAAGAAGTTCTACCGCGCTCTTTGCGCTCTAAAGGAACCTGTTACAAAAGAGATTCTGGTCAAACTACAAATCTCAGTGAGCTTTGACATACAGCAAAAGACTCCAATCCGGGTCCTTCACCGTCGTCCATTGCACACGCGACCCAGAACGATTTATAGTGTTAAAGCTAGGGTTCAGCGGGGGAATCCCAAAGCATTGGTCATCGATATTGTCACTCAAGCGGGCACTTATATAAAGGAGCTGGTTCACGGTGAATTTGGCAGGACCGCCCCGTCATTGTCCTCGATCATAGGCAAGCACATCGATATTCAGGCTCTGGATGTTGTAGGAATCGATTTGGATTGGCCACCCGAGGTGGACAACGCGATAAGTACCTAG